AGCCGGTCCTCCCGGAAACTCAAAGGGTTTCTGATGCGGGGGCGGCCCTGCTCTCTCACGGGGTCTCGGGGCGGATCGGATCGCCAACGCGGATCTGCCCGTCCGCGAGCACCTGAACCCGCAACCCGCCCCGGTCCACCAGCGCCTTCATCACGCCTGGCAGGCGCGTGAGGTCTTCCAAATGCTGGCAGGGGGGACAGAGGCGCACTCCGCGCACCCGGGCCCCTCCCACGCGGAACGTCTGCCCGACCAGGTCGTTGAGAGGAACCCCGCGGGTGGCGATGTTGCGGCGCGACTCGCCCGCCGCGAGGGCGATGCCGGTCTCGCGGGCGACCGCCTCCAGCGCCTCGACGGCGATGAGCGTGACCTCCCGGTGGGGCCCGGGCTTGGCCGAGTAGGTCCCGACCTCCCGGGAGTAGCGATCCCCCTCGAGCCCCTTGCCGGTCACCGCCCGCACCTCGGTCACCACCCTCATCGGTTGGGCGGCTCCCGGCGTGATGTAGATCCCCACCACCTCACCCTGCCACACGGCCCCTCCCCGGCTGCGAGGCGCTCCGCGCCGACGTTAGGAACCGGCGCGCGTCGTCGAACATCCCGTGCCCCCTCACGCGGCCCCGACCCCCGCCCGGTGCAGGGTATCCCAGTACAGAAGCTCGTAGCCCTGCAGGAGGTGGGCGGCCCGCCGGATGAGCGCCGGCTCCACCCCCCGCGCGACGCCGTCCGCGATCACCGCCGTGGCCGCCTCCTCGAAGCCGGCGGGTGGCGTCGCGAACAGGTCGAAGAACGCTACGGCCGCGGAAGGCAGCCCGTACCGGCTCTGCAGGGCCCGGGACACCCGGCCGCAGTTCGCCCCCCAAGCCGGCAGGTTCACGAGAAATGCGGCGGCGAACTCCGCCGCGGAGCCGTAGCAGGCCAGCCAGGTGACATAGGCGCTGTAGCCGAACGCTCCCGGGTGGGGATCCGCGGCACGCAGGACCTCCTCCGTGAGATCGAGGGAGGTCGCGAAGGCCCGCAGCGCCTCGAAGGCGGCCGCCTCTCCCTCGAGGGCGTGGCGGAAAAAGTCCTGCGCGGCCCCCGCCGGCGCCCGGGCCACGGCGAGCGCGACGCTCCGCAGGTCACTCGCAATGATGTGGTACTGCTGGCGCGCGAATTCCTGGAGGCCCCCCCGAGGAACTTCCCCCCGCTCCAGGGCGGTGAGGAAAGGATGCCCCAGGATCTTCGCCTCCACCGGCTTCAACTCCTCCCGGAGCCGCCGGAGGAGACCAGGCGCGTCCACGGCCATCGGTTGCCCCTCCCCGCCAGGATGCCCGAAGAGCGCAGGGGATTCACGCTCACCCCTGGAACCCCACCAGCCGGGGCAAGAAGAGCACCAGAGATGGCACGTAGGTGATCAGGAAGAGGACGCCGATCAGGACGACCAGGAAGGGCACGATCTCCCGGATGATCGGCCCGAGGGGGGTCCTGGTGAGGCCGCTCACCGTGAAGAGCAGCATCCCATAGGGGGGCGTGCACAAGCCGATCATCATGTTCAAGACGATGACGACCCCGAAATGGACGAGGTCGATGTCCAGGGCCCTCACCGCCGGCAGGATCATGGGGACCACGACGAGGAGCAGCACCATCGTATCCAGGACGCACCCCAGGATCAGGAACAGGAGGTTCAGAACCAGGAGGAGGAGAGATGGATCAGCCGTCAGGGAGACAGCGGCGGTGGCGATCGTCGCCGAGATTCCCTCCAGGGTGACCACGTAGCTGAAGCTGAAAGCCCCGGCGATGATGAAGCTCAGGAAGCCGACGTTCTCCACCGTGGCCACCATCTCCCGGTACAGCCCGCGCAGCCCCAGCTCCCGGTAGACGAGGGTCGCGAGGACCAACGCATACAGCGCCGCCGCTGCGCCGGCCTCCGTCGGCGTGAAGACCCCGGAGTAGATCCCGCCGAGCAGGATCCCGGGGGTCAGGAGCGCCAGGAACGCTCTCCGAAACGCGCTGAGCAGCGCCCGGAACCCGAGCCACCGTCCCACGGGGTAATTCCGCCGGCCCGCCACGGCGGCGATGTAGAGCATCATCGCCGCGCCCATGAGCAGGCCGGGGACCACGCCCCCCAGGAACAGGTTTCCCAGCGACGCCCCCGAGAGCATGGAGAAGATGACCATGGGGATGGAGGGGGGAATGATCGGGCCGATGGTGGCGGTAGCGGCCGACACGGCGCAGGCGAACGGCCGCGGGTAGCCGCCTTCCTCCATCGCTTTGATCTCCATGAGTCCGAGGCCGGCCGCGTCGGCGAGGGCCGATCCGGTCATCCCCGAGAAGATGATACTCCCGACCACGTTGACGTGCGCCAGCCCGCCCCGCAGGAATCCCACCGCGCTGTCGGCGAAAGCAAAGAGGCGGGTCGTGATCCCCCCGGCGTTCATCAGGCGGGCCGAGAGGACGAAGAGGGGGATGGCCAGCAGGAGGAACTGGTTGTCGAAGCCGATCACCATAGT
This is a stretch of genomic DNA from Candidatus Methylomirabilis sp.. It encodes these proteins:
- a CDS encoding TRAP transporter large permease; its protein translation is MAVAAWAAVFILFFLFRGSIALGMVTSTVVYCLLKGISLQEVVETMVIGFDNQFLLLAIPLFVLSARLMNAGGITTRLFAFADSAVGFLRGGLAHVNVVGSIIFSGMTGSALADAAGLGLMEIKAMEEGGYPRPFACAVSAATATIGPIIPPSIPMVIFSMLSGASLGNLFLGGVVPGLLMGAAMMLYIAAVAGRRNYPVGRWLGFRALLSAFRRAFLALLTPGILLGGIYSGVFTPTEAGAAAALYALVLATLVYRELGLRGLYREMVATVENVGFLSFIIAGAFSFSYVVTLEGISATIATAAVSLTADPSLLLLVLNLLFLILGCVLDTMVLLLVVVPMILPAVRALDIDLVHFGVVIVLNMMIGLCTPPYGMLLFTVSGLTRTPLGPIIREIVPFLVVLIGVLFLITYVPSLVLFLPRLVGFQG
- a CDS encoding MOSC domain-containing protein; amino-acid sequence: MWQGEVVGIYITPGAAQPMRVVTEVRAVTGKGLEGDRYSREVGTYSAKPGPHREVTLIAVEALEAVARETGIALAAGESRRNIATRGVPLNDLVGQTFRVGGARVRGVRLCPPCQHLEDLTRLPGVMKALVDRGGLRVQVLADGQIRVGDPIRPETP